A single Brienomyrus brachyistius isolate T26 chromosome 11, BBRACH_0.4, whole genome shotgun sequence DNA region contains:
- the si:ch73-167i17.6 gene encoding regulator of G-protein signaling 9-binding protein has translation MGKDECKTMLDALNKVTACYRHLVITLGSTADSQNLREELKKTRKKAQELAVANRTKLTALLKDKSISKEERSEYERLWVLFSSNMELLEVDMKRSLEIGQDFPLRVPTKHLIQTGMNGSTTTVAARAMSVQNMKYDADSNIDTEDLKELETEITQVGQMIEEMEMKVQVAPWAVEAKQEAGAELKSTASVGNSSVGVISICEEEPKEVGSDGGIMKIFAGIVFTAVVLIAGILGYLIINL, from the coding sequence ATGGGGAAAGACgaatgtaaaaccatgctggatGCCCTGAATAAAGTGACTGCTTGCTACAGGCATTTGGTCATCACGCTCGGCAGCACCGCGGACTCTCAAAACCTGAGAGAGGAGCTGAAGAAGACGCGCAAAAAGGCACAGGAGTTGGCCGTGGCCAACAGGACTAAACTGACGGCTTTGCTAAAGGACAAGAGCATCAGCAAAGAGGAGCGCTCCGAGTACGAGAGGCTATGGGTCCTCTTCAGCAGCAACATGGAGCTGCTTGAAGTGGACATGAAGCGATCTTTGGAAATCGGACAGGACTTCCCATTGAGAGTGCCCACCAAGCACCTCATTCAGACGGGGATGAATGGCAGTACTACAACCGTGGCGGCGAGAGCCATGAGCGTCCAGAACATGAAATACGACGCGGACAGTAACATCGACACGGAGGATCTGAAGGAGCTTGAGACCGAGATCACACAGGTCGGTCAAATGATTGAGGAGATGGAGATGAAAGTCCAAGTGGCGCCCTGGGCGGTGGAAGCCAAACAGGAGGCAGGTGCGGAGCTGAAGTCCACTGCTAGTGTGGGCAACTCCTCCGTGGGTGTCATTTCCATTTGCGAAGAGGAGCCCAAAGAAGTAGGGAGCGATGGAGGCATCATGAAAATATTTGCAGGAATCGTTTTCACTGCGGTTGTGTTAATTGCGGGCATTTTAGGGTACTTAATCATAAACCTCTGA